One part of the Mycobacterium marinum genome encodes these proteins:
- a CDS encoding PE family protein translates to MSFVAVAPDLLATATMDLDRIGMAINAGSTAAAASTTEVAAAAADEISTAVAELFGAYARGYQIIGAQAAMFHAEFVRALDIGAGAYWATEVANASPLQSLEQQLLAAINAPTQTLLGRPLIGNGADGAAGTGQDGGAGGLLYGNGGAGGSGGTAHPTGGRGGNAGLFGSGGIGGSGAAGAAGGTGGNGGLLYGAGGNGGAGGNAVIPGGDGGMGGAGGAAGLIGQGGNGGVGGLGATGAAGVNPSPLPAGTPAAAGTPGGSDLGQPGAPGGPGDYGVSTATVGQPGGAGGAGGDGNYVGGVGGTGGAGGVGAVGGDGGRGGDSTTGTVAKLGVGGTGGTGGAGGAGAAGGNGGDGGSAIADSNEGGTGGTGGTGGTGGTGAAGGNGGTGGNGFVGGAGGSGGTGGVGAAGDGGGAGGVGGAGGHGGLLFGDGGAGGSGGGGAMGGAGAAGGQGGTGGTGGDSSAIDDRLAGNGGNGGTGGDGGAGGDGGNGGNGGNGGAGGLFGHTGASGAGGSAGTGGAGGTPGAGGDGGSAVIMPGISGADGRLGDAGADGVAGLSG, encoded by the coding sequence ATGTCGTTTGTCGCGGTCGCGCCGGACCTATTAGCCACGGCAACAATGGATTTGGATCGTATCGGGATGGCTATCAATGCCGGCAGCACCGCGGCAGCAGCCTCGACCACCGAGGTAGCCGCCGCGGCTGCCGATGAGATCTCGACAGCGGTTGCGGAGCTCTTCGGCGCCTACGCGCGCGGCTATCAGATCATCGGTGCCCAAGCCGCGATGTTTCATGCCGAGTTCGTCAGGGCCTTGGACATCGGCGCGGGCGCCTATTGGGCCACCGAAGTCGCCAACGCCTCGCCGCTGCAAAGCCTTGAACAACAGCTACTCGCGGCGATCAACGCCCCCACCCAAACGCTGCTGGGGCGCCCGCTGATCGGCAACGGCGCCGACGGCGCGGCCGGCACCGGCCAGGACGGCGGCGCCGGCGGGCTGCTCTACGGCAACGGCGGGGCCGGCGGATCCGGCGGCACCGCCCACCCCACCGGCGGGCGCGGTGGGAATGCCGGCCTGTTCGGCAGCGGCGGCATCGGCGGGTCCGGTGCCGCTGGCGCGGCCGGCGGCACCGGCGGTAACGGCGGGTTGCTCTACGGTGCCGGCGGCAACGGCGGCGCCGGCGGCAATGCCGTCATTCCCGGCGGCGACGGCGGTATGGGCGGAGCCGGCGGGGCCGCCGGGCTCATCGGCCAGGGCGGCAACGGTGGAGTCGGCGGCCTGGGTGCCACCGGCGCCGCCGGCGTCAACCCCAGCCCGCTACCCGCCGGCACACCGGCTGCCGCCGGAACCCCCGGCGGCTCCGATCTCGGCCAGCCCGGCGCACCCGGCGGGCCCGGGGACTACGGAGTCAGCACCGCTACCGTCGGCCAGCCCGGCGGTGCGGGCGGCGCCGGCGGCGACGGCAACTACGTGGGAGGTGTCGGCGGCACCGGGGGCGCCGGCGGGGTGGGTGCCGTGGGCGGCGACGGCGGCCGCGGCGGTGACAGCACCACCGGCACGGTGGCAAAGCTTGGCGTCGGCGGCACCGGGGGTACCGGAGGAGCCGGAGGCGCCGGCGCCGCGGGGGGTAACGGCGGAGACGGCGGGTCGGCCATTGCGGACAGCAATGAAGGTGGGACCGGGGGCACCGGAGGAACCGGCGGAACCGGCGGAACCGGCGCCGCCGGCGGAAACGGCGGGACCGGCGGCAATGGGTTCGTCGGCGGCGCGGGTGGCAGCGGCGGTACCGGCGGCGTGGGCGCCGCGGGCGACGGGGGCGGTGCCGGCGGCGTCGGCGGCGCGGGCGGCCACGGTGGACTGCTGTTCGGCGATGGCGGCGCGGGCGGCAGCGGCGGGGGCGGAGCCATGGGCGGTGCCGGCGCCGCCGGCGGTCAGGGCGGTACCGGCGGCACTGGTGGAGATAGCAGTGCCATCGATGACCGGCTTGCCGGCAATGGTGGAAACGGGGGCACCGGGGGAGACGGCGGTGCGGGCGGCGACGGCGGCAACGGCGGCAACGGCGGCAACGGCGGTGCCGGCGGGCTCTTCGGCCACACCGGGGCCAGCGGTGCGGGCGGGTCCGCGGGAACCGGCGGGGCAGGTGGCACCCCCGGCGCCGGAGGCGACGGCGGATCCGCTGTCATCATGCCGGGCATTTCCGGCGCTGACGGGCGCCTCGGTGACGCCGGCGCGGACGGCGTCGCCGGTCTTTCCGGCTGA
- a CDS encoding ferredoxin: protein MKVRVDDQRCRGHGMCLTLCPEVFSLTDDGYAVAITSDVPMELEEAVREAIQCCPEQAISES, encoded by the coding sequence ATGAAGGTCCGGGTGGACGATCAACGCTGTCGGGGTCACGGCATGTGCCTGACCTTGTGCCCGGAGGTGTTCAGCCTGACCGATGACGGTTACGCGGTGGCGATAACATCCGATGTTCCAATGGAATTGGAGGAAGCGGTCCGCGAGGCCATCCAATGCTGCCCGGAGCAGGCGATCAGCGAGAGCTGA
- a CDS encoding cytochrome P450, which translates to MNDCAEPDFFRDSGLVENPYPYYETLRQRCPVTGEGHHGVTMVTGWGEAVSVLNDAETFSSCISVTGPFPGFPVPLEGDDVTELIERHRSELPFSDQLPTLDPPTHTNHRALLMRLITPKRLKENEDAMWVLADRVLDDYLAAGEGEFIKGFASPFTLLVIADLLGVPPEDRQTFVSNIHHHAGGGVGGTGKEALAHNPLEFLYGAFADYVRDRRREPREDVLTGLATATFPDGTVPDVEDVARVACNVFSAGQETTVRLLGAALQIIGERADIQQQLRRDRSLIPNFIEEALRVESPVKGDFRLSRVPTTVGEVDLPAGTTVMVLQAAANRDPRRFVEPATFDPARKNARQHLSFGRGIHSCPGAPLARAETRVAIERLLDRTADITISERVHGPANDRRYQYVPTYILRGLTELHLDFTPA; encoded by the coding sequence ATGAATGATTGTGCCGAGCCGGATTTCTTCCGCGACAGCGGGCTCGTCGAGAACCCCTACCCCTATTACGAGACTCTCCGCCAGCGTTGCCCGGTCACCGGCGAGGGCCACCACGGGGTGACCATGGTGACCGGCTGGGGCGAAGCCGTCAGCGTCTTGAACGACGCCGAGACGTTTTCCTCGTGCATCTCGGTGACCGGGCCGTTTCCCGGCTTCCCGGTACCGCTGGAAGGCGACGATGTCACCGAGCTGATCGAGCGGCACCGCAGCGAGTTGCCGTTCAGCGACCAGTTGCCGACGTTGGACCCGCCGACCCACACCAACCATCGCGCCCTGTTGATGCGGCTGATCACCCCGAAGCGGCTCAAGGAAAACGAAGACGCCATGTGGGTGCTCGCCGATCGGGTGCTCGACGACTATCTGGCCGCGGGGGAGGGCGAGTTCATCAAAGGCTTTGCGAGCCCGTTCACGCTGCTGGTGATTGCCGATCTCTTGGGCGTGCCGCCCGAAGATCGCCAAACCTTTGTCAGCAACATCCACCACCACGCCGGTGGCGGTGTCGGAGGCACCGGCAAAGAGGCCTTGGCGCACAACCCGCTGGAATTCCTCTACGGAGCCTTCGCCGACTACGTGCGCGACCGTCGACGCGAACCTCGCGAGGACGTGCTGACCGGCCTGGCCACCGCGACCTTCCCGGACGGCACCGTCCCCGATGTCGAGGACGTGGCTCGCGTTGCCTGCAACGTCTTTTCGGCGGGCCAGGAGACCACGGTGCGGCTACTGGGCGCCGCCCTGCAGATCATCGGTGAGCGTGCGGACATTCAGCAGCAGCTGCGCAGGGACCGCAGCTTGATCCCGAACTTCATCGAAGAGGCCCTGCGCGTCGAGAGCCCGGTCAAGGGAGACTTCCGGTTGTCGCGGGTCCCGACCACCGTGGGCGAAGTCGACCTGCCCGCGGGCACCACGGTGATGGTGCTGCAAGCCGCGGCCAATCGGGATCCCCGACGATTCGTCGAGCCAGCGACGTTCGATCCCGCGCGCAAGAATGCCCGCCAGCACCTCTCGTTCGGGCGGGGGATCCACAGCTGCCCGGGGGCGCCCTTGGCGCGCGCCGAAACCCGGGTCGCCATCGAGCGCCTGCTGGACCGAACGGCTGACATCACGATCAGCGAGCGGGTGCACGGACCGGCGAATGACCGCCGCTACCAATATGTTCCGACCTACATCCTGCGCGGCCTGACCGAGCTGCATTTGGATTTCACGCCCGCATGA
- a CDS encoding TetR/AcrR family transcriptional regulator produces the protein MPEVRPYDTLLAKGEDRKQRILGVAQRLLSRNGWRNTTLAQIAGEAGVTPAGLLHHFESKEQLLHAVLDARDLDDDAHADRLGDLIGEIAQVADRFTRAPELVGTFTVLLAENIDPDAPLHDRLVSRQRDACEIVAEAIRRGQEAGRYRADLAPTVKAVEILAFIHGMEMTWLLDPSIPLTEVFKEYAEALARDFSLPSTT, from the coding sequence GTGCCTGAAGTGCGGCCGTACGACACGCTTCTCGCCAAAGGCGAGGATCGCAAACAGCGCATCCTGGGCGTTGCTCAGCGACTGCTATCGCGCAACGGCTGGCGCAACACGACCTTGGCTCAGATCGCCGGGGAAGCGGGCGTGACCCCTGCGGGTCTGCTGCATCACTTCGAATCCAAAGAACAGCTGTTGCATGCGGTGCTGGATGCGCGTGACCTCGATGACGACGCGCATGCCGATCGCTTGGGTGACCTGATCGGCGAGATTGCCCAGGTCGCCGATCGCTTCACCCGGGCGCCCGAACTGGTCGGTACCTTCACCGTGCTGCTGGCCGAGAACATCGACCCCGATGCCCCGCTACATGACCGCCTGGTGTCCCGCCAGCGCGACGCGTGCGAGATCGTCGCCGAGGCCATCCGTCGTGGTCAGGAGGCTGGCCGGTATCGCGCCGACCTAGCTCCGACCGTCAAAGCAGTGGAGATCCTTGCCTTCATCCACGGAATGGAAATGACATGGTTGCTCGATCCTTCGATACCGCTGACCGAGGTGTTCAAGGAGTACGCCGAGGCACTCGCGCGCGACTTTTCCCTGCCGAGCACGACATGA
- a CDS encoding thiolase family protein: MGGTGRETVIVEAVRTAVGKRNGGLSGMHAADLSAVVLNELLERAGVGPEIVDDVIWGCVSQVGDQSSNIGRYAVLAAGWPETIPGATVNRACGSSQQALDFAVQAVMSGQQDVVVAGGVEVMSRVPLGAARATGMPYGPKVLARYDNFSFNQGLSAELIAKKWGFSRDRLDEYSTLSHQRAAAAQDRGAFTDQIVPVFPAAATVVDTDEGVRRGTTVEKLAGLKPAFVEDGLIHAGNSSQISDGCAALLVTTSEMALELGLTPIVRYRAGAVTGADPVLMLTGPIPATEKVLGKSGVSLDEVGVFEVNEAFAPVPLAWLAETGADPGRLNPLGGAIALGHPLGASGAVLMTRMVHHMRDNGIRYGLQTMCEGGGTANATLVELLS, translated from the coding sequence ATGGGTGGAACAGGCCGTGAGACAGTCATTGTCGAGGCCGTGCGCACGGCGGTGGGGAAGCGCAACGGAGGACTGTCCGGCATGCACGCCGCCGATTTGTCGGCCGTCGTCCTCAACGAATTACTGGAACGCGCTGGTGTCGGTCCGGAGATAGTCGATGACGTGATTTGGGGCTGCGTCTCGCAGGTCGGCGACCAGTCCAGCAACATCGGCCGCTACGCGGTCTTGGCCGCGGGCTGGCCGGAGACCATTCCCGGTGCCACCGTCAACCGGGCCTGCGGATCAAGCCAGCAGGCCCTCGATTTCGCGGTGCAGGCGGTGATGTCGGGCCAGCAAGACGTCGTGGTTGCCGGCGGCGTCGAGGTGATGAGCCGGGTTCCTCTTGGAGCGGCCAGGGCGACCGGGATGCCCTATGGCCCGAAAGTATTGGCTCGGTATGACAATTTCTCGTTCAACCAGGGTTTGTCGGCCGAGCTGATCGCCAAGAAGTGGGGATTCTCCCGGGATCGGCTCGACGAGTACTCCACCCTGTCGCACCAACGGGCCGCCGCCGCCCAGGATCGCGGCGCCTTCACCGACCAGATCGTGCCCGTATTTCCCGCAGCCGCCACCGTTGTCGATACCGACGAGGGGGTTCGACGGGGGACCACCGTGGAGAAGCTGGCCGGCCTCAAGCCGGCGTTCGTCGAGGATGGGTTGATCCACGCCGGCAACTCCTCACAGATCTCCGATGGTTGCGCGGCGCTACTGGTGACCACCTCGGAAATGGCGCTGGAGCTCGGCTTGACGCCGATCGTGCGGTACCGCGCCGGCGCGGTCACCGGCGCCGACCCGGTGCTGATGCTGACCGGCCCGATTCCGGCGACCGAGAAGGTGCTCGGCAAGTCCGGAGTCTCGCTGGACGAGGTCGGGGTCTTCGAGGTGAACGAAGCCTTTGCGCCGGTACCGCTGGCTTGGCTCGCGGAAACCGGGGCGGACCCGGGGCGGCTGAATCCGCTGGGTGGCGCCATCGCGCTCGGACACCCGCTGGGTGCCTCGGGCGCGGTGCTGATGACACGGATGGTGCACCACATGCGCGACAACGGCATTCGTTATGGGCTACAGACCATGTGTGAAGGCGGGGGTACCGCCAACGCCACCCTGGTCGAGCTCCTCAGCTAG
- a CDS encoding acyl-CoA dehydrogenase family protein produces the protein MDFELTEDQGLIRRSVAELASRFDDHYWMEKDQAHEFPAEFYRAIADGGWLGMTIPTEYGGHGLGITEATILLEEVAKSGGAMNAASSIHLSIFGMQPVVVHGSDELKARTLPSVATGETHVCFGVTEPGAGLDTSRITTFAKRDGDRYVVNGRKVWISKALESDKILLLTRTQSYDEVKKKTDGMTLFITDLDRSRVEVRPISKMGRNAVSSNELFIDNLEIPVEDRIGEEGNGFQYILDGLNPERMLIAAEALGIGRVALDKAVKYGNEREVFGRPIGMNQGLQFPLADSLARLDAAELMLRKATWLYDNGKPCGREANTAKYLCADAGFAAADRALQTHGGMGYAEEYHVARYFREARLMKIAPVSQEMILNFLGSHVLKLPRSY, from the coding sequence ATGGATTTCGAGCTGACCGAGGACCAGGGGCTGATCCGGCGATCGGTCGCCGAGTTGGCGTCGAGGTTCGACGACCACTACTGGATGGAAAAAGATCAGGCGCACGAATTTCCGGCCGAGTTCTACCGTGCCATCGCCGACGGCGGTTGGCTGGGCATGACGATCCCGACCGAGTACGGCGGCCACGGGCTGGGCATCACCGAGGCCACGATCCTGCTCGAGGAGGTCGCCAAGTCCGGTGGCGCGATGAACGCCGCCAGCTCGATTCACCTGTCGATCTTCGGCATGCAGCCGGTCGTCGTGCACGGTTCAGACGAACTCAAGGCGCGCACCCTGCCGTCGGTGGCGACCGGGGAAACCCACGTCTGCTTCGGGGTGACCGAGCCCGGTGCGGGGCTGGACACGTCGCGCATCACCACCTTCGCCAAGCGGGACGGCGACCGCTACGTGGTCAACGGGCGAAAGGTGTGGATCTCCAAGGCGTTGGAGTCCGACAAGATTCTGCTGCTGACTCGTACCCAAAGCTATGACGAGGTCAAGAAGAAGACCGACGGGATGACCCTGTTCATTACCGACCTCGACCGCAGCCGGGTGGAGGTGCGGCCGATCAGCAAGATGGGCCGCAATGCCGTGAGCTCCAACGAACTGTTCATCGACAACCTGGAGATCCCCGTCGAGGATCGAATTGGTGAGGAAGGCAACGGGTTTCAGTACATCCTGGACGGGCTGAACCCCGAGCGGATGCTGATCGCGGCCGAGGCGCTCGGAATCGGCCGGGTGGCGCTGGACAAGGCGGTCAAATACGGCAACGAGCGGGAGGTATTCGGCCGGCCGATCGGCATGAACCAGGGCCTGCAGTTCCCGCTCGCGGACTCGCTGGCCCGGCTGGACGCTGCCGAGCTGATGCTGCGCAAGGCGACCTGGCTCTACGACAACGGCAAACCCTGTGGACGCGAAGCCAATACGGCCAAGTACCTGTGCGCGGATGCGGGGTTCGCCGCCGCGGACCGAGCCCTGCAGACCCACGGCGGCATGGGCTACGCGGAGGAGTATCACGTTGCGCGGTACTTCCGGGAGGCGAGGTTGATGAAGATCGCGCCGGTCAGTCAGGAGATGATCTTGAATTTCCTTGGTTCACATGTGTTGAAGCTGCCGCGCAGCTACTGA
- a CDS encoding amidohydrolase family protein: MNKEDMILISVDDHTVEPPNMFKNHLSAKYLDDAPRLVHNPDGSDMWKFRDTVIPNVALNAVAGRPKEEYGLEPQGLDEIRPGCYNVDERIKDMNAGGILASICFPSFPGFAGRLFATEDPDFSVALVQAYNDWHIDEWCGAYPARFIPMAIPVIWDAEACAAEVRRVANKGVHALTFTENPAAMGYPSFHNEYWNPLWKALCDTNTMMNIHIGSSGRLAITAPDAPMDVMITLQPMNIVQAAADLLWSRPIKEYPDLKIALSEGGTGWIPYFLERADRTFEMHSTWTHQNFGGKIPSEVFREHFLTCFISDKVGVALRNMIGIDNIAWEADYPHSDSMWPGAPEELWDVLSVNDVPDGEINKMTYENAMRWYSFDPFSHITREQATVGALRKAAEGHDVSVRALSHHKDARSGSSVAEFTANAKALTGNKD; the protein is encoded by the coding sequence ATGAACAAAGAGGACATGATCTTGATCAGTGTCGACGACCACACCGTGGAGCCGCCGAACATGTTCAAGAACCACCTGTCGGCCAAGTACCTCGACGATGCTCCCCGGCTGGTGCACAACCCCGACGGTTCGGACATGTGGAAGTTCCGCGACACCGTCATCCCGAATGTGGCGCTCAATGCGGTGGCCGGCCGGCCCAAGGAGGAGTACGGGCTGGAACCGCAGGGCCTCGACGAGATTCGGCCCGGTTGCTACAACGTCGACGAACGAATCAAGGACATGAACGCCGGGGGCATTCTGGCGTCGATTTGCTTCCCGTCGTTTCCGGGCTTTGCCGGGCGACTGTTCGCCACCGAAGACCCGGACTTCTCGGTCGCGCTGGTGCAGGCCTACAACGACTGGCACATCGACGAGTGGTGTGGGGCCTACCCGGCGCGATTCATCCCGATGGCCATACCGGTGATCTGGGACGCCGAGGCGTGCGCCGCCGAAGTGCGCCGCGTCGCGAACAAGGGTGTGCACGCGCTGACCTTCACCGAGAACCCCGCCGCGATGGGGTACCCGAGTTTTCACAATGAGTACTGGAACCCGCTGTGGAAAGCATTGTGCGACACCAACACGATGATGAATATCCACATCGGGTCCTCGGGCCGGCTGGCGATCACCGCGCCCGACGCGCCGATGGATGTGATGATCACGCTGCAGCCGATGAACATCGTGCAGGCCGCCGCGGATCTGTTGTGGTCGCGGCCGATCAAGGAGTACCCGGACCTCAAGATCGCGCTCTCCGAAGGTGGCACCGGGTGGATCCCGTACTTCCTGGAGCGCGCGGACCGGACTTTCGAGATGCACTCGACGTGGACGCACCAGAACTTCGGCGGCAAGATCCCCAGCGAGGTGTTCCGTGAGCACTTCCTCACCTGCTTCATCAGCGACAAGGTGGGCGTGGCGCTACGCAACATGATCGGCATCGACAACATCGCCTGGGAGGCCGACTACCCGCACAGCGACTCGATGTGGCCGGGCGCGCCGGAGGAACTGTGGGATGTCCTGTCGGTGAACGATGTCCCCGATGGCGAGATCAACAAGATGACCTACGAGAACGCGATGCGCTGGTACTCGTTCGACCCGTTCAGCCACATCACTCGCGAGCAGGCGACGGTGGGCGCATTGCGCAAGGCCGCCGAAGGGCACGACGTGTCCGTGCGGGCGCTGAGTCATCACAAGGATGCGCGGTCGGGCTCGTCGGTGGCCGAGTTCACCGCCAACGCGAAGGCGTTGACCGGCAACAAGGACTGA
- a CDS encoding carboxymuconolactone decarboxylase family protein, which yields MRLPPLPADQWDEAVQRSLSVILPAQRCNPRDAGNALSTFANHPALAKAFLRFNTHLLFASTLPARVRELAILRVAHRRACAYEWTHHVALAEQAGISGDEIAAVRRGEATDDFERAVLTGVDELDENSELSDQTWAALGEHLDDRQRMDYVFTVGCYALLAMAFNTFGVQLEELEQDRAER from the coding sequence ATGCGCCTGCCGCCGCTGCCCGCCGATCAGTGGGACGAGGCTGTCCAGCGCTCCCTGTCGGTGATCTTGCCCGCGCAACGCTGCAATCCGCGCGACGCCGGAAACGCGCTGTCGACGTTTGCCAACCACCCCGCGCTGGCCAAGGCGTTTCTGCGGTTCAACACCCACTTGTTGTTCGCCTCCACCCTGCCCGCCCGGGTTCGCGAACTCGCCATCCTGCGGGTCGCGCACCGCCGCGCTTGCGCCTATGAGTGGACCCACCATGTGGCCCTGGCCGAACAGGCCGGCATCAGCGGTGACGAGATAGCCGCGGTTCGCCGGGGCGAGGCCACCGACGACTTCGAACGCGCCGTCTTGACCGGGGTCGACGAACTCGACGAGAACTCCGAACTGTCCGACCAAACCTGGGCGGCACTCGGCGAACACCTCGATGACCGCCAACGCATGGACTACGTCTTCACGGTCGGCTGCTACGCGCTACTGGCCATGGCTTTCAACACTTTTGGCGTGCAGCTCGAAGAGCTGGAACAAGATCGCGCAGAGAGGTAG
- a CDS encoding aromatic ring-hydroxylating oxygenase subunit alpha translates to MPHFTKPAAGSWTQNYPELGTAPVDYTDSIDPQYFADEQRAIFRRTWLNVGRIERLPRTGSYFTKELPSAGAGMSVIVVKGKDGVIRAFHNICRHRGNKLVWNDFPHEETAGTCRQFTCKYHAWRYGLDGELTFIQQEDEFFDVDKSQYGLKSVRCEVWEGFIFINLDPAAAPLSEYLGSMAKGLQGYPFHEMTEVYSYRAEVGSNWKLFIDAFAEFYHAPVLHQGQYTKEEAAKIMKYGFEALHYELAGPHAMISVWGGQSPPADLKMVKPMDRVLRSGLFGPWDRPAPITDLEELPPGINPTKAKQWGIDSFLFFPNFMLLIWEPGWYLTYHYWPTTVDKHIFETTLYFVPPRNARERLAQELAAVTFKEYALQDSNTLEATQTMIGTGVVKDFPLCDQEILLRHLHKMTGDYVKEYRNNGHAK, encoded by the coding sequence TTGCCGCACTTCACCAAACCGGCTGCCGGGAGCTGGACGCAAAACTATCCGGAGCTGGGCACCGCGCCGGTCGACTACACGGACTCCATCGACCCGCAGTACTTTGCCGACGAACAGCGGGCGATCTTTCGGCGCACCTGGCTCAACGTCGGCCGCATCGAACGCCTCCCCCGCACCGGTAGCTACTTCACCAAGGAGCTGCCGTCCGCCGGAGCCGGGATGTCGGTGATCGTCGTCAAGGGCAAGGACGGCGTGATCCGGGCCTTCCACAACATCTGCCGGCATCGGGGCAACAAGTTGGTGTGGAACGACTTTCCGCATGAGGAGACCGCCGGCACCTGCCGGCAGTTCACCTGCAAATACCACGCTTGGCGCTACGGTCTCGACGGCGAACTGACCTTCATTCAGCAGGAGGATGAGTTCTTCGACGTCGACAAGAGCCAATACGGTCTCAAGTCGGTGCGTTGCGAGGTATGGGAAGGCTTCATCTTCATCAACCTCGACCCAGCCGCAGCACCGCTGTCCGAATACCTGGGTTCGATGGCCAAGGGCCTGCAGGGCTATCCCTTCCACGAAATGACCGAGGTCTATTCCTACCGGGCCGAAGTCGGCAGCAACTGGAAGCTGTTCATCGACGCGTTCGCCGAGTTCTACCACGCCCCGGTGCTACACCAGGGGCAGTACACCAAAGAGGAAGCCGCCAAGATCATGAAGTACGGGTTCGAGGCCCTGCATTACGAGCTGGCGGGCCCGCACGCGATGATCTCGGTTTGGGGCGGCCAGTCGCCGCCCGCGGACCTGAAGATGGTCAAGCCGATGGACCGGGTGCTGCGCAGCGGCTTGTTCGGTCCGTGGGACCGCCCCGCCCCGATCACCGACCTCGAGGAATTGCCGCCCGGCATCAACCCGACCAAAGCCAAGCAGTGGGGCATCGATTCGTTCCTGTTCTTTCCGAATTTCATGCTGCTGATCTGGGAGCCGGGCTGGTATCTGACCTATCACTACTGGCCGACGACGGTTGACAAACACATCTTCGAGACCACGCTGTATTTTGTGCCCCCCAGAAACGCGCGGGAACGATTGGCCCAGGAGTTGGCGGCGGTGACGTTCAAGGAATACGCGCTGCAGGACTCCAACACCTTGGAGGCCACCCAAACGATGATCGGTACCGGGGTCGTCAAGGACTTTCCACTGTGCGATCAGGAAATCCTGCTCCGACATCTACACAAGATGACCGGCGACTACGTAAAGGAATACCGCAACAATGGCCACGCCAAATAA
- a CDS encoding metal-dependent hydrolase family protein — protein sequence MLTLKAAGLLDVDAGEILAPAVVRVEGDRIAGVGGDPEGDVIDLGDQILLPGLMDMEVNLLMGGRGEKPGLSQVQDDPPTRMLRAVGNARRTLRAGFTTVRNLGLFVKTGGYLLDVALGKAIDAGWIDGPRIVPAGHAITPTGGHLDPTMFAAFAPHVLELTIEEGIANGVDEIRKAVRYQIKHGAQLIKVCCSGGVMSLTGPPGAQHYSDEELRAIVDEAHRRGLRVAAHTHGADAVKHAVIAGIDCIEHGFLVDDEAIAMMVEHGTFLVSTRRLADADAMDISHAPPELQAKAAEMFPRSRESILAAYQAGVKIAIGTDAPAIPHGRNADELVTLVHWGMPPLAVLRAATVTAAELINVTDRGRLAAGQLADIIAVAGNPLDDITVTRSVGFVMKGGKVYAHQD from the coding sequence GTGCTCACGCTCAAGGCTGCCGGACTGCTTGACGTCGACGCCGGCGAAATCCTGGCGCCGGCCGTCGTGCGCGTCGAAGGCGACCGGATTGCCGGTGTCGGCGGGGACCCCGAGGGCGACGTAATCGACCTCGGCGACCAGATCCTGTTACCCGGGCTGATGGACATGGAGGTCAACCTGCTGATGGGCGGGCGCGGCGAGAAGCCCGGCCTGTCCCAGGTCCAGGATGACCCGCCGACTCGGATGCTGCGCGCCGTCGGAAACGCCCGCCGCACGCTACGCGCCGGGTTCACCACGGTGCGCAACCTGGGGCTATTCGTCAAGACCGGCGGCTACCTCCTCGATGTCGCGCTGGGCAAGGCCATCGATGCCGGCTGGATCGACGGCCCACGAATCGTGCCGGCCGGACACGCCATCACCCCTACCGGCGGGCATCTGGACCCCACCATGTTCGCCGCGTTCGCCCCCCATGTGCTGGAGCTGACGATCGAGGAAGGCATCGCCAACGGCGTTGACGAGATCCGCAAGGCGGTGCGCTACCAGATCAAACACGGCGCCCAGCTGATCAAGGTGTGCTGTTCGGGCGGGGTGATGTCGCTAACGGGACCGCCAGGTGCACAACACTATTCCGACGAAGAACTACGCGCCATCGTCGACGAGGCACACCGGCGGGGGTTGCGCGTCGCCGCGCACACGCACGGTGCCGACGCCGTCAAGCACGCGGTCATCGCCGGCATTGACTGCATCGAGCACGGATTCCTGGTCGACGATGAGGCGATCGCGATGATGGTCGAGCACGGCACGTTCCTGGTGAGCACCAGGCGCCTGGCCGATGCCGATGCGATGGACATCTCGCACGCTCCACCCGAGCTGCAGGCCAAGGCGGCCGAGATGTTCCCGAGGTCGCGTGAGTCGATACTGGCCGCCTATCAAGCCGGCGTGAAGATCGCGATCGGTACCGATGCTCCGGCAATACCGCACGGGCGCAATGCCGATGAGCTCGTCACGCTTGTGCATTGGGGGATGCCGCCGCTGGCCGTGCTGCGGGCGGCAACGGTGACCGCGGCAGAGCTGATCAACGTCACCGATCGCGGTCGGCTCGCGGCGGGCCAGCTCGCCGACATCATCGCCGTTGCGGGAAATCCGTTGGATGACATCACAGTTACCCGCAGCGTCGGCTTTGTCATGAAAGGCGGCAAGGTTTATGCCCACCAAGACTGA